ATTTGGACTAGGCTTCAGAATCTTAGGTGCTTATTGTAGCCATAGGTTGTCTTTAGTTGTACTTATTGTTCCATTGAGTAATACTTTTGGGTAAATGTGGAGATCCTCGAGTCTTCCTTCCGTTACTTGATCCCTCGTAATTCCTTTCATTTCCTAGTAGTGTTAATCTTGttgtattattattgttgagatTGATGGAGTATTTTTGGGCCCAAACCTTGATCGAGGACTAGCTAGATTCCAAGTCAGTTTTCTATGCTCTAGGAGAAAGGTGTTTTTGGTTATATACCATAGGTTGAATAGATGTTATTGTTTGGATGTTAGTGATGACATGCATTGCCTTGAAACTCATCCTCACGTGTTTTGTAGTACGACCCCGATGCATGCATTGGTTGGTCATCATCATTTTCAAGAAAGCAGGGTTTTTGTCCTTTGTACTattaaacttatttttttataggaGTCGTACTACCTTTACTATGGAAAAATGGATTTTTGAGATAAAGAGGCATCTATGATGTTCCCACTTTTTACTTGATCGGTTGGAGAGTCGCCGACCCATTCTATACTGTGTTGGTATTATATATATCCGATCACCATGATATAGAAGATCCaaaaggattgattggatagtccTGAAACGAAATCAGGAAGGTATATACGGACTTCCTGAACCCCCTATGGATTCCTCGATCCCTGTGATCCACTAAACAGGCGGAGTAAGGCGCATGAGTCCTACCTAGCATGCCTCAAGcaggaagtaggtgtatatactTGGTACAAGGCACTTGGCACTATGGCTTTATTACATAACTTGCATTCATATAcatcgcctatcaccagtataattGATTGTTATTTGCACCTGACAGTTATATGAGGGCCATAATATTCTTtacaaacaataaataataaaatctaaATTATTTGTAACTAaaactattttaatataattctcaaatattatatttaaaataaaaagtaagctaattttttttaatatactaTGTAAGTCTGGCAGAagtgcaaggtaagactgcgtacaatagactcttgtggtcgggccctttccCGGACCATGTGCATagggaccctgcgcatagcgggagctttagtgcatcggACTGCCCTTTTATACTATGTAGGCCTGGCTCTGCCAGCTAGTGTTAAAATGAATCAACAGCAAAATGGATGAGCCATAAAACCATAATAGAGatgcaaaagaaaaaaactatttCAACTGCAACATAGTTTCTTACACAATATGAAGCTTAAAACTTAGAGCTTATACAAATCTGCAAGTAGAATAGAATCAGAAAATTCAGTACTTATTTTTGGTGGATCCTAAGTTGGTATCCCTGTTGTTTCACACTAGTAAAGCAAAAAAATGTTGAATACAGTCTAAGAGAAAAGCAAATCCCTGATAAAAGAACTACAAGAACAAACAACAGCAGCTTTGCCAGTCACTAAACCGGacaaaaaagtttttttaaaaaaactctaCCTCTCGACATAGTCCAATGGTACTCGCTTTGTTATGGATGCACAAGACACCAACTGTAGTGGACGGTGTCAAGTATAATCGAATATACATCTTGATTAAATGCTGATACAGGAGCCTAAATTGCTTTcgaaaaattgaaacatcaaaCCATAACACAAAATCCCTTTAAAACTGCTCTCTCTCAATATGTATCCTTTTTTCAGACAGGCCCCTCGTTAGCTCTATATGATCAGCTATAGCTGAAATGCATATTATGTGGATTATGTATTAACATTCCCAGCGCACTTAATTTTCTTAAGGCACTTCTAAGAATCTTCAGATATCCAAAATAAAGAGATCTCCTATGCTGCAATTCCTGAAAATATTCAAGAACAAAAGATTGAGCAGTCTAGGTATCTGGACAACTTTCCACAGAGTAATATATAACATTAATTCAAGAAACTAGGCAAGACTCGGAGAAAGATAATGCACAAAAGGCAACATTCTGCATTTACTCAATAGCAAGTTTGAcgaaagaaaaataacatcatttatatatgaCAATTTTTTTGTGAAGGAACTCATTGTATACTAGAACACTGCATCTAACCAGGTTTGTCTACTCCCCACATTTGAATAAGGGCATCCTTTGCAATTAAACTGTTACAGGAGCCTACAACTTAAATCTTCAGAGTTCTTTCTCCTGGGTCCAAAAGACGTGATCATTATTCTCTTAAAGCAAACACAAAGGAATGTTCCAAAACATTTTCAGACAGATTGAACTAGAATGTTGTCTATTCTGGTATACACAGTCCTTTTATATGTCCACTAcaaattcatcattcatcagTAAGGGATGAAAAAACAGAGCTCAGCAAGAGATAATCCTCCTCCAGCCCCTAAATATAGACCTCCTGTAGATCTACAGGATCCTAGGGAATGtaggaaataaaattttgaaccaTTTTCCAGGGGAAGCAGGAGGCGAGGAGGAAAAGCCCCACACATTCAGCCTCTCTTTAGGCACTCTAGCTTGTCGGAGTCACTAATCTTTATTTGCCCTTCCCTTTTTAGCATGCAATTGATTTCCATTATAAAAGAAACAAATTTAGCTAAGACAGTCACGATCATAAGGCCAAACAGCTTAAGCAGCTATGGCAGTGGAAGGACAAAGGGAGGAAGAACCTAATTCATCTCCCATCTAACCACCATTACTGTTCCCCTCAGTACTATCTCATGCTAAATGAGGAACCTTTTACTCATTGTTGCATATATAATgatgtatatggaacttggccATGTTAACTCGAAAACAAAGTTGTGCTGCAAAGTCATAATTACAACtgtaatttgaaaaatttaACACCAACACTGTATGACATTAAAACAATAGGACAGCTCTTTTGAAAGTTGTCAAACCTTAGTACATGATTTGCTCATGCATTAACTATCAGgaggaaaaatattttacccCATTCCCCATTCAAAATCCCTCCTCTCACACCATTATGGGCGGACGTACACAAATCCCTAGTTCCTTCAACCTCATTCCCGTAACAGCAAGGATTTACTATCTTATGAAAGCTCATGAAAACCATTTCTGGTTTACTGAAGTGGTTATAATTAATGCTTATGTAACTCGAAGAAACTTTTTTAGTAAAAAGTTATGGCACAAGCTTCACCATTATAATCTTAAATTTAAGAACAATTTCCAAGAACTTAACTGGTAAAGactatttatttttgtgttttgtTAAGAGAGAAAAGGAAGTTTCACATTTAGGGACATATTGCAGACTtcgaaaaaaaatcaaatgcaAGATTGCCCAAGGACCTTAGGAAAAGCTGCATGCCCACAGTTCTACAAATATTTCAACTACAATTGCTTGAATAGTGAGTCCTCTTTTCCCTAGGAGAAAAAGGCCAGCAAAGGTATTCTTAAGTTTCTAATAAGGTATTTTCAAGTTCCATATGAGGCATAATAAGGGTTTTCAACCACTTCTGTTATTCCGGATAAAGAAGACTATGATTCATTCCACTACAAATTAATTCAAATGAGCATACCACATCAATGtaataaatagaaaattttgGGTGTGGAACCacattttttttacattttgaaTCCTTTTTTTAACATATCTCACTCCATATCTTCCAGTCAAAACTATGATAATGAAGTTACAGTAATTTTTAGAATGTCAACTCAAATTTAAACGTAGAACAAATACTAACTAAAATGAGATCAAATCTTCAAGAGATATTTTGCAAATATCTTTAATGATCTTTCAAGTTAAGAGTCTACTAATCACAAAAGTAAGGTGTCCTCCTTGCAAATGGAAAACCAAGTTCCTATAAAAAGAAGTATACTAAATCCAAAAGGGGAAAAGCCGGTCATTATCTACTTGACCAATCTTGGTAATATGACAGATATGTGTCAAGATTCAAGAAATCTTcttcaaaaggaaaagtagaataCACAATATGAAGCCTAGGTTAGAAGTAAtggaagaaaaatatcaaaattatacAGGGTATGCAATTGGATGAGTATTCATACCTCTATTTGATTGCCTATTTGCAATACTATAATTTCCAATATAATTCTCAGAGTCTTTAGCTGAATCATCTGCTGGATTTTCAATTCCATATCCAAATGTATTAGAGCCATCCATATCAGAAGACACAGCTTCCCATGTTGAATCACCATACATTGAGCCACTGCGATATACATCTCCATAAGGCCCCTCATAAGCACCACTTGATGCAGCAAATGAAGTTGGGACAGCACCTGCTGCATTGCTTCTTGCAAGTCCGCCAGATCCCAGCCCATAACTGTTTCCCCCACTCCTGAACCCAATATTCCGACCACCATATCCAGAAGCACTACCAACTGGAGCAGAAACAGCCGACGAGCCCCAATTGGTACCATTATTACCAAAGACCCCATAATTTCCAGTTCCAGAGCCCGAAAATGAACCGGAGCTACCAGGACCTGGAGAACTGTTAAGACCACCATTTCCCCATACATTCCTTGTTGGTGAGCTAAGCAAAGAATCACCTCTATTGCTGCCTGTGCTATATCCAATGGGCGTAGTGTATCTGCTTGAGTTGCCTGTGAAATATGGGTTCAGAACCCGCCCATAACCAAGATTGTTGGTAAAATTGGAAGCTCCTGCAAAGCTGGGGCTCAAAGCTGGGTCCAAATTGACACCCATTCCATAAGCAGGAGAAGAAAACTGAGAGAAACTTGTACGTGCGCTGGCAACTGGACTAAATCTACCATCCATCCTGACCCCATATCCTCCAACCGAACCTAAACTATACCCCTGAGCATAGTTGTTGAGGAAGTTATTTACTCTACCAAGTCCATAGTTGTATCCAGTGAAAGGGCTCCTGTTGGGCCCTGGAGACAGCTCTTTAGGAACGGCACGCTTCACCTCAATCATTTTACCATTTAGATCATGAAAGGTCTTATACAATGCCCTATCCACTGCCTCCTCTGAATCATAAGTTATAAATCCAAAGCCTCTTGGCCTCTGAGTGTTGTGGTCATACATCACTACAACATCTGTAATTGTACCAAACTGATCAAAGTATGTCTTGAAGTCGCTCTCAGTGACAGTAGATGCTAAACCTCCTACAAATATCTTTTTTGTGCGTCCAGGACCTGGAGATCCTTGAATGATGCTATTGTTTCTATTTATTATGTGTTGGTCATCCCTAGGAACAGCCTTCTTTGCCTCAACCTGAAAATTGGAGGCCAATGAAGAATTTGGAGATACAGAGATGATTATTCATCTATTCTAATCAACACAATCCAGCTTGGATTAATCTTTAATTCAAACTTTCCGGAAACATTTCAGGCGTTTTTCCATCAGTTATGTGTAGTAAATTGTGAACAGAAAACTAGCTGAAAGAAGCATAAAATTCACTTAGGCAATACCAACTAGTTGAGTTCCATGATGATAAATTATGAACCTCTAGTATTAGAGAACTCCCAATTGTTGAATACTGGAATGAAGCAGGTCCGAATAGAGTGAAATAGATTGCAGAATTCATATAACCGAGCCCAACTAAACACGTAATTGTTGCTGTTGTATTCTAATCAAACATGTAATGAggaaaaaggcaaaaaaaaacTGACCGTCCTCCCATCGATGATGTGCTTCTCATTAACCACTCTTTCAGCAACAGCAGGATTAGCAAAGACAACAAAACCAAAACCACGAGCACGACCAGTATTGCGATCTCTCATGATCACAGCTTCTACCACTTCTCCATATGAAGTGAAATATTCCTTAAGACGTTTTTCATCTGTGTCCCAAGATATCCCACCAATAAATAGCTTGCCGAGATCTGTCTCCATCATTTCTGctatcaaaattcaataaataaataacagtTACATCCAGATCACAACAAATACAAAAATCAATAACAAGTATTAATAACAATAACCCATCATCAATACTAAGCATACAGATCCAGATTTGGATAAGAAAAGGAATCAACAAACCTTTACGAAGAAAATCAGGCAGACCCCAGTTTGCAAATACTGATTAAACAGCAGTTTTGGATTCAATCTAAAAACATCAGATCTTTATaccatcaatcaaaactcaatccaCAATCTCTGAAAAATACAGAATTCAGATCAGAAACTCATAACAAAagctaaaaaagaagaagcctATGGATGAAgcataaatatgaaaaagaaaatgcaaCATTTGTGAATGATGAAGAAGATTAAAGAGAAATGGATACAAACCAGAAGAGAtctataaaaaaatgaaaacagaGGATGTGGTCATCAtcctcttttcttttcattgATCTTTGGTTATTCCaaagcttcttttttttctctctctcttttttattaTATAGTTTATAAAATGGAAATGGAAATGGCAATGCCGAACAAATAATTTGGattagaaaaaattatatacaagaaagagagaaaggagGGATTGTGTGAGGCAGCAAAGAATATTTGAAGTGCACAACATGGTACACGACGACTACCCTTTTGGTTAATCCAAAGGCCTATAATACAATGTACTACCATATctatttcatttttcatttatcTTTTTTACAACTAGCTTAgtctgtttcaatttatttgaagaaattttgaatcttgttattcttaattaaaTTTACATTGTCTCCTTATTCTTTGTACATGGGTTTACTGTATTTGAATTGAAAATCTTTCGAAAACAGTTTTTCTATGTTCATGAGATAGAAAAACATTACACGTGGAATGTTTTTGATAtataaaatgtatcaaaatattctttaattttgttattttaaacaTATCATGTGACAAgttaaaaaagatatttttaaaaaataaatagagaaaagtaaaacaaaaaaattaaaacggaTGAAATATTACAACAATGGAAATGAATTGTTAAAATTACAACTAAGCAAATAAAATTGTCATCAAGAAAGAGGAAGGAGTACAAGTAACAAATATTTTTGCTAACTGAAATCCGAAATTCTCTCGCATTGAaaccaatttatttttattagtcaAATCAAAAAATTACTTGATCACTTGAGAATCAGCTTTTGAACTCACTTCATTTGCACCGGGCAACAGGTATTCGAAATGATTCGTCTAAGAATAATTTTTAGTACCCAGATGGCAATAATCATGAAAGCGATTACCATTAGTTTATCCTATAAATTCCTCACTTCTCTACTATTGTACACatctaaataattattatacttattttcttcttaattttttcACTATTGTTGTTCTTGAAAGTTGATTGTCGTTTATCGACGATAAATGTCACGATTCGAAAATTGAGTGATGATGCGCCTACTATAATCCCCAATAGGTGAGCCAAACTCAAGATaacataagataaataaaataaaaataactacaGTGGAAGCAATATAAAGATGAGAAAGGGACTCTCGCATAGATATGTAtaaaactatataaaatatacaaaatggGCGAAAACGAGATCaagtaaaacaaaatatatagaaaaaaatcaatCCTTCGAACTTGGTGTCACCGATACAAGATCATATAAAGTACGAAAATAGAGCTATACAAAACATTACTatctaacaaaaaataaaatataggc
This sequence is a window from Solanum dulcamara chromosome 10, daSolDulc1.2, whole genome shotgun sequence. Protein-coding genes within it:
- the LOC129870566 gene encoding heterogeneous nuclear ribonucleoprotein 1-like, coding for MMETDLGKLFIGGISWDTDEKRLKEYFTSYGEVVEAVIMRDRNTGRARGFGFVVFANPAVAERVVNEKHIIDGRTVEAKKAVPRDDQHIINRNNSIIQGSPGPGRTKKIFVGGLASTVTESDFKTYFDQFGTITDVVVMYDHNTQRPRGFGFITYDSEEAVDRALYKTFHDLNGKMIEVKRAVPKELSPGPNRSPFTGYNYGLGRVNNFLNNYAQGYSLGSVGGYGVRMDGRFSPVASARTSFSQFSSPAYGMGVNLDPALSPSFAGASNFTNNLGYGRVLNPYFTGNSSRYTTPIGYSTGSNRGDSLLSSPTRNVWGNGGLNSSPGPGSSGSFSGSGTGNYGVFGNNGTNWGSSAVSAPVGSASGYGGRNIGFRSGGNSYGLGSGGLARSNAAGAVPTSFAASSGAYEGPYGDVYRSGSMYGDSTWEAVSSDMDGSNTFGYGIENPADDSAKDSENYIGNYSIANRQSNRGIAA